In Misgurnus anguillicaudatus chromosome 14, ASM2758022v2, whole genome shotgun sequence, the genomic window ccattcttccacacaaatgatCTTACTGATAAatatgctgatgtgtcaaatacttattttccccgctgtacatatgtccatcatcttttagagcagtgtttctcaaactttttcagcccaaggaccactttatcttccaatttttttctgaggaccacctaacagaatcccactctaacactcccccaaaaaacaacaaaataggaaggataagctaagtttaagtttaatatgcaactgtttcaagtcaaaaactatttttttttaaaaaacaaatgcaatgctatgttcagaaattattatatgaattttatttcatttgaaaaagtaaatgtgaaatgagttgcagcttaatacgaacaacaaactgcacatgtgaaaaaaatgcaattaaacatactataacagcctaggtcctacttaaaggattagtccattttcttaaaagaaaaatccagacaatttactcaccaccatgtcatccaaaatgttgatgtctttctttgttcagtcgagaagaaattatgttttttgaggaaaacattgcaggatttttctaattttaatggactttaatagagcccaacatccaatacccaactcaacacataacagttctcctcaacggagtttcaaaggactatataATAagggcataagggtcttatctagcaaaacgttgtcatttttgacaagaaaataaaaaatatgtacttttaaaccacaacttttcgtctaggtccggtccagcgcgacctaacgtaaatgcgtagtgacatagggaggtcacgtgttacatatataaaacgcacatttgcggaccattgtaaacaataaactgacacaaagacaataattagtatcagttgacatacaacaacgtattatcggtcctctttcaagacacttgtaaacactggggcggagtttcgcgttttttttttttttttttttgagttttgcgttcgtcctctgtgacctcttgacgtcatgaggtattgcgtggggtcagctggcgcatcacgaccagatctagacgagaaattgtgctttaaaagtgtatatttgttatttttattatcaaaaatgacaatagtttcgctagataagacccttatgcctcgtttgggatcatttagagtcctttgaaactccgttgaaaaaaaccgtTAAGTGCTGAGCCAAATaccaaatgttgggctctatcaaagtccatcaaaaccagaaaaatcctgcaatgttccccccaaaaaacacaatttcctctcgaccgaacaaagaaagacatcaacattttggatgacatggtgctgagtaaattatctggatttttcttttaagaaaatggaccaatcctttaatgtcattccaaagatcCGTTaatttaaaactgaggtggtgcgtatatgaagtctatggttgtaactatggtaacaataaaatactggaaaaaaatgttccccttaatgtccaaaatcactgaaattacagggatttttcacatgaaacaaaaactagtacattacaaaactaatagatttgtggattttagctgctttcagttgacgcttgatcttttattttgactcctctttggtttagccaccgatacatttttacgttattaaaacagaatggcaaaAACTGtttcgcaagtgcattaaaaatctactatATAAGTTACGATTTAAAGtgagaagttgttccctgatccctgtttttctactattataaagcttggaaaagcaagagcatttactaaaataactccaaatgtgttcgtctgaaagatgatggacatatgtatctcggattgctcgAGGGTAAATCATGGAGTAATATTGAAGTATATTTTGGCagctttaaactttttttgccGTATGAACTGGTTGTACCTCAAATAAACCTGCAATTTGCATCACTACTGTGGAGCGTGTCCAATTCTCACAGGTATAAAGGTTatcttttgatttattttattacctACCATTACAAACCCTGAAGCCGTGCTAATGAGCAGTGCGGGGACTGAATATTTCAGAAGAGTAAAGGTGGAGATAAAAAACAAGTTGGGAAGGCTGATTACTTGGTCGGGGGTGCCAGGCAGCTCTTACATTGCAGAGAGAATGTGTCCGGTGGCGGGGCGAGTTGATGTCGCTCGGGGTGGACGAGCGGTCGCCGTCGGCAGCCGAAGCGTCAGAGATGATGGAGGGCTGTCGGGAGTGACAGGGGCTGATCCTCAATGCAGCTGCAAAGGTAGAAGAATGCAATGTATCTGTAAAAACCCAACTAAAGTTATCCCCCCcccataaaatcatcctacataatgtaaagaagatatcaacattttaatattgactgagtaagattaCGTCCaagattaaaatcaaacattgatgctctataattaaattatgagactttagcttgGATTTTACAGGCAGGGGCACACAGTGTGATACAGTATGTATGTCATTGTGTGTTTATGCTGTGTTTGCTTGTGACTGTACCTTGCCTGTCGGCGGGGTGTGCGTGGTAAAGGGTCTGTTGACTCTGTCTGATAGCTGCCGTGAGGGGAAGGTCTGCCTGCATCACCCACTCCTGACTGCCATTCACCACCGGCTCCGACGGCATGGCCAGGGAGTGACGCTTTGGCACGTCTTTAGTGAGGGTGGCCAGAGATTGCTTTGCCTGAAGATGTgtacaaacacaacacaaacacattacatttaatttgtgATCACAAGTCTTTACAGCGCTAGCAAAGAACGTTTAAGGTGGGATGGCTGTGTGACACACAGAGACGATAATTGTGTCCTTGGTTTCAAAAGTAGGCCCGCAAAATAACAAATTACCAAAATTCACATCACCATCATTTACTTTGGAGTTTGTACCTtctgcatatcgttaacatgtactaatacacacttacacaccaaaggaaatgaaaaAACGTTTATCTGACAATAGGTGCGCTTTAATACAAAACAGCGAAAAATTTTCTTTATCTTGCccgcaaaatgacccaaatctGTGCACAACTTTAAAAGAAAGTTGCGAAACATCTTAACCCACAGATTGCCCCGGGAAAAAAACAGCAGCGTTTGCAAAATCTCAGTGGGAGTGAAATCTCATCTGGCACGCGTGTGTAGTATATGTGTCACGGCGGGGCACACAGACAAAATGGGGCAGATAAAGCAGACGAAGTGAATAATTATGCCATTAAAACCCTTTTGACAGCCATGTGCCTCTTCATGGGGTAATGCGTGCGACTGCATGTAACTACACGCATACTCGAACGCCATTGTGCCATTCCAGCAAAACGTTGTTTTTAAAACTACATAAATGCACCAGTTGGGGTTTCATGGTCCATCTGTGATTATGAATCCTAACTGATGGATCTGCAGTCACTAAGGGCTCATTTGAGGCTTCAAACTGACAACAGAGGATCAGTTAATCGGTGTTAGTGTTTATGGTATGGTGTGAAGTGGATGTGTATGTTTGACAGAGCGAGTGATGTTATCTCACCATGGTGAGCTCCGCCTCCAGCTCTTTGATTCGGTTCTCCTTCATGTCTATCTGAGAGCGTAAGCTGCTGGCTTGCTCCGTGGCCTCTTTGGTCTGCCTGCGCAGGTCCCATTTCTCTCTCTCCAACAAGTCCTTTTCTTTAGCCAGAGCTTTCACTGCGTCTTCGCTCTCCTGCAGAAAAGCATAGAGATAGCTAgtgtaaagacacaaaagtactCATTTTCTTTAAACTCAAAAAACTGCTGATCGGTCCACAAACTCTAATGTTGTGGATCTATACAGCCAtctgtgacccagtctgtgaaaacccagctaatcattttttgtacacaaaatcatttattaattacaaattaacatgtactaatacacacttacacaccaaaggaaatttaaaaaacgtgaatcggacaattggtgctctttaatactgactgataTGGTCATGTCAacaattgaaattaaaatgaaatcaatgattgaaatcaaactttaaagcGCCTAATCTCATaatagggtgattctcacgaaaccattgaaacaccacggcactaatgattttagctttaaaatgtgtaatatagtaacattaaaaagcatcagaattaacacaatactgtgttctaccttgcacaatgtgtgatttcaacataagaatttataattgtaaattttatctcattttctgctgaaattctcattaccgcaatgtgtccggctgtgtttgaacatgcgttatgttgtaatttaatcaaatgaacacaaaaatattaagaagaaaataaatggatgttttgctagactactttagatgacagaaaaatatttactgaatattcatgtataataacaatgaagaaaaattaggaaaatgatgtgtccatgcctgatgttctcatcctccgcaacactttttgagaacagtttaagcacacatacagaattttaataaactttgattttgagtgaccaagcacatggaccagttacttcaagatggctaccaggtaagatcattttttacagttaatttgaaatattgtcttgtcagaatgcttacacgacattttgattatcattaccgcaacagatacttattaaatgttaatttaattaatagaagcataatactttgattttaaatgcatgtgcagaatctccaaattatgttctttcaggtttgtcatgtcattttgaaaatatttcagtgttgatgttttctgactgttgcggtaatgagattttttaggactaattttttaaattatgttacaaaaagtgttaaatgataagtaaaagttttaaatgaatgttcccatttactccagactttgtttttcaatgtctggtgggaaaaaaagtaaatttaagcaatttttacattttcatgcttaacatttttaaaaccaagttttcgtgagaatcacccaataaGATAATAAAACTTTAgtatttaacagattatttggGTTAATGTTATAGGCAGTGTATGCAAGTCACCTTTCTGTGCTGGTCATAGTTTCGGATGAAGTCTCTGAGTTGTTCCTCTCGGCTCTCCAGTGTGGTGTAAAGCTGCTGCATCTGATTGACCAGATCTGCTTTCTCAGCCTTTAACCTTTTCCGATCACCCTTCATAGcttcatataaacacacacacagacaaaaccatcaaatttatttaaaggaacaataCATCTAAAGATCTCAAAACTCAAATCTGTGTAATGCAGAACTAAtcagtatttatgttttattttatagttaatacccttaaaggaaaacaccacagtttttcaatactTTCTTACCAcaacttagataaattaatacatacctgtcTTTTTCCAATGTGTGCATATTTGGTCTTTGTGCAGCGCCTCGtggatgtgttggcatttggccttgccccattcattcctatggctccaaacaaacgttttattttgtgccaccatacttacttgtgtaattACTCAtgaaacagtctttaaatagggaaaacatcaaagtgtttggtggcttctaaattcatccctgtttggatcttgaggagtgaatggggctaggctaaatgctaacacattcacgacgtgctgtacaaagattaagtgcacgtattgaataaagataggtatgtattaattcatctgagttgaggtaagaacatagtaaaatattgaaaaacggtggtgttttcctttaaaacaagACATGTGTTTGTTTGCTTCTTAGCAAATAGTTTTATGCTTTATGCATAAATAAACACACCCTTCTGAggtaattaatattaataatccTTTTGCTAATGGTCTGagaaaaataaagtattaaaggtATATTCTTTACAAAGCAAGTCTTATTATGTGTTACATTTCTGCTTCAAGTAAATGTATGCTAGTTTAAAAGATGTTTAAATAACTGTACTTGATCTCAAATTTGTTTTGCAGTGTGATGCCATACACAGGCTTGAGCCCTTACAATAACATTGTTTACAAGCTGTGCATTGactcctgtctgtctgtttattcatcAGATAAGACTGTACATACACAAACAGTATGCAAAGCAATGGCTGCTTCTATGTGTACCAAATAAGcagttttaaaggggccatggcatgaaaatctgacttttttccatatttaattgctataattggatccctagtgcttctatcaacctagaaaagtgaaaaagaacaacccagtaacttagttttggtaaaccatttcatgtgaaaaaataggtcattgaaatttggcttcccttgtgatgtcagaagaggataataccaccccttaatctgcactattcaaccacggcactgctatttagtgcagagagagagagagagagagagagagagagagagagagagagagagagagagagagagagagagaattgacagcacaactgagtttcgatttcaacaaaccaccattatggcgatcagtgtttgcattatatcggctcatttgcatttaaagggacacacccataaacggcacatttttgctcacacctaaaaagtgttaattttaacatgctataatatatTATCTGTGAGgttttttgagctaaaacttcacatacctactctggagacaccaacgATTCAATTTAAGTCttcaaaaagtcttgtgaaatgtcccctttaaacaataATGTCATGTTTGCCTTGTTTTGTTATGGTGGTGTGGTTTACAATAGTGCTGCTTGTCTGTTTGGAGTGTGCTGCTCAAAACAGCCCACAGAGGGCAGCATCCTCCACGACAATAAATTTCTCCCACAgcagaatgagacatttttgttatttgttgtaaataacAGTAAACGCATACACTTAAATGAGGTTTAATTATAAAGAATTAATGAGCTGTAACCTTCAGTACCTAATGGGCATTTTTATTAACATCTTAAAAGTGCGCTCAGGTCTTTAAACCTTTCTAGATTTAATGGGGACGCCAAGTTGAGGTTTGGATTCCATAAATATCAAAAACGACTTTTTCAATGCAGAACACATCAATGTGAACCCTCAAAGAGAGAAAAGTGGACAAAAATGCACCAGAACATaaacatatattattatataacaTAAAACAGTATATAATCATTTTGCTTTGTGTGCAAACAGACTTTTTGCCCCTAAGTTAAACAGGCTTCTTTTCTCCAACAGTCAAACTTGCTTTTCCACTACTGTACAAGAGCGGCTAACATTATAAATACACCAGCACCTGTCCCACTCACCCCCACCCCTCATCtgctttaacaaaaaaaaatgcaaaaagacCTGAAAACTGTTTGTTTGCTTGATTTAAACTCGTTTTAATGTGGCCTGTACTTTAACAGACTGTTACTGTTTCTATTTAGATACTATGAGTGTTACATTACAAACCAAGTGTTATGTAACACAGTTGacaatttaaaatgcaaatgagctcttTAAAAGGTATTTAGATAACATTTTGGATCGATTATTGTTTACTCAGCGCACTGCTATTTTCACAATTGTTATTTCATGTTTAAGACATGTACAGACTGAAATATGATGTCATCGAATGCTTTGAATACTGCACACCACAGAGTTGTGACATCACATGCATGCATTACTCATGCTTTGCTAAAGATTACCATGTGACCTGTTTGTTCAAGTCTTCaactaaaataaattgttgTTCAAAAAAAACAGCAGGAACCTAATAATGGCATACGCTGGTGCATAAGTGGCACTGCGGTAACAGCAGGACCTTACGTTGTGTCAACACTTGAACTTACTGCCTTAAACACACTAAAAGAGCATTACACCCAGACAAACAGACACCAGATAAGATAAGCAAACATTACACATCCAGCAGAGTCTGTTTGGCCACAGGTAGGAAATGCCTCCATCAGGCTCTCCACTGTGATGCAAGGCACACATATTCTGAATATCCCTTTCAGGGCATTTCTTTCATCTTCAAACTGATGTCTTTCATCTTGAAAAACAGCAATGGTGTCCACAGACAATGTAGATGTGTCAAAAAAGCCACTGTCTATACAGAATTACTCTTATACCAAAATGAATGTGATGAATGCCATAACATGAGCTATAAGTATTATTCCCATTAATATCATTGATCTATAATATCTCAAGTTGTCTCTTTATGCTGTCATCCTTTTTCTCTTAGAGAGATGGTTATGCAGATTAGGTTTGTTCATATGCAATGTATTGTGTTATATTAGTTGTTgttatatatgtgaccctgtctgtgaaaaccaatCAATCTTTCAATCATGGCCttattcagtcaatattaaagatatcaaggttatatttttacagtatgttcTTAAGATGCAGGATCattgtatgtaaaaaaaaatcacaaaaaaaagctgggttttcacagacaaggtcacATTTATCACCATCATCTCCGCTTACATGTACCATTATTCTCATAGCAAATGAAAAGCCACCATGATTTTAAGTCATACTTGAATTCACCATAATATTTTTCAACATTATTACAGGGACAATCATAATGGCATGCAGAATTGATGTGTCTAGGGAAGGTGATGACTCATGGGGCTGGGATTTCTCCGGCTATCCGGAGAATATTGGCTGTGTGATTGGGGTTCAGACCTTGCAAGGCCTCCTTGGCACGTTCCAGCTCCTGCTCCTTCTCTCCCAGCTGCACCCTGAGCTCGGCGGCGGAGAGCGTGTCGGCCGAGCAGCCTCCGTGTGAGTCCTCCAGGTCTTTACTCAACATGTCCTTCATCTGCCTGAGGAGATGCACCTCCTCCTGCAACTGAGCCACCTCCTCCCTCAGCAACACTGCAGAGAGAAACCAAGATAAAGTCACTTTATAGATAGAGTCACTTTAGCTTTAGTTTATACACCAGCTCCAACCACATCAATATGAGGACGGAAATCCAAATAAAGTGGAATACTGTGAAGCACAAATTGAGATTTTTGTCATTTGAGATATAATGTGCTGCCTTAAACCCACTCTACATACTGAACTATGTGATAAAGGAAAGAGCAAATACTGTAAGTGAAGCAGTCGGAGGTTTGACACATCGGATTTGTAAAAATCTTCCATCGGATGTTCTCTTATGCACCTTGCGAGTTCAGGGAGATGTCATGACAGATATGAGCACAGGCGACATTACTATCTTTCCACACTGACAGATACTCTCAGTTGTTATATGAGAAAGTCTCTTGTCATTGTGCTGACGCTTACTGTTACCATAGCAACTGATGTAGATACACCGAATGCTGACTACACCGTCAGAACAAACAGATAAGATTTCAACTTGCAAAATTACAATACAAAACCGTTAAAGTGATAAAGaatagacatacagacagacagataggcagacagacagagaggcaGATAGGAAGTCAGATAGACCAACaaatagatagataggcagacagacagataggcagacagaGAGGCGGATAGGAagtcagatagacagacagacagataggcagacagacagagaggcaGATAGGAAGTCAGATAGACCGACAAACagatagataggcagacagacagatagataggaagtcagatagacagacagatagatagatggatagatagctagatagacagacagacagacagacagacagacagacagataggcagCCAGtcagataggcagacagacagacagacagacacacacacacacacacacacacacacacacacacacacacacacacacacacacacagataggcagtcagatagatagatagacagacagacagacacagattcagataggcagacagacagatgggcagacagacaggcagacagacagacagacagacagacagacagaaagaaagacagacagacacacagacagatagacatacagacagataggcatacagacagataggcatacagacagacacacaggcAGATAGGCACACAGATataaagacagacaggcaggcagacagacacatagacagaaagacaggcagGTAGGCAGACAGCAGGACAAACAGAAACACAGGCAGATAGGCTgtcagacagatagacagacaggttgGCACACAGACAGCCACACAGGCAGAAAGGCAgtcagatagatggacagacacatagacagaaagacatgcaggtaggcagacagacagacacacaggcAGATAGGCagtcagatagacagacagaaaaacaggcagataggcagacagataggcaggtaggcagacagacacacaggtAGATAGGCagtcagatagatagatagacagacagacagacagataggcagagagacagacagacaggcagataggcagtcagat contains:
- the kaznb gene encoding kazrin, periplakin interacting protein b isoform X7, which codes for MEDTLTCTPTTFSQVFGRQGQLMQATVQSLNSLNDQIAHFMVNRPNAMSHEEDTFLPNERDTLKQSMALMRHLLMDAQGKILKMMEDNKQLAQRIDGAIQSASQEVTNLRSELTATSRRLAELGACNPASLENNQQNHHHHHHHHHLHDPTVHHRQKTVVPDFTFQNAMSSLMDFGTPDSTLDKVLLREEVAQLQEEVHLLRQMKDMLSKDLEDSHGGCSADTLSAAELRVQLGEKEQELERAKEALQAMKGDRKRLKAEKADLVNQMQQLYTTLESREEQLRDFIRNYDQHRKESEDAVKALAKEKDLLEREKWDLRRQTKEATEQASSLRSQIDMKENRIKELEAELTMAKQSLATLTKDVPKRHSLAMPSEPVVNGSQEWVMQADLPLTAAIRQSQQTLYHAHPADRQAALRISPCHSRQPSIISDASAADGDRSSTPSDINSPRHRTHSLCNVRAAWHPRPIHGGPRGPEA
- the kaznb gene encoding kazrin, periplakin interacting protein b isoform X6, whose amino-acid sequence is MEDTLTCTPTTFSQVFGRQGQLMQATVQSLNSLNDQIAHFMVNRPNAMSHEEDTFLPNERDTLKQSMALMRHLLMDAQGKILKMMEDNKQLAQRIDGAIQSASQEVTNLRSELTATSRRLAELGACNPASLENNQQNHHHHHHHHHLHDPTVHHRQKTVVPDFTFQNAMSSLMDFGTPDSTLDKVLLREEVAQLQEEVHLLRQMKDMLSKDLEDSHGGCSADTLSAAELRVQLGEKEQELERAKEALQAMKGDRKRLKAEKADLVNQMQQLYTTLESREEQLRDFIRNYDQHRKESEDAVKALAKEKDLLEREKWDLRRQTKEATEQASSLRSQIDMKENRIKELEAELTMAKQSLATLTKDVPKRHSLAMPSEPVVNGSQEWVMQADLPLTAAIRQSQQTLYHAHPADRQAALRISPCHSRQPSIISDASAADGDRSSTPSDINSPRHRTHSLCNSMEDLEDQKRKKKKEKISLGSLSRVFARGKSQRKSLDPGLFDGTSTPDYYIEEDADW